Proteins from a single region of Desulfolutivibrio sulfoxidireducens:
- the rseP gene encoding RIP metalloprotease RseP yields the protein MESVLSVALVLGGLIFFHELGHFAVARLFGIGVVTFSLGFGPKLFGFTRGATRYVLSAIPLGGYVQLAAQDPNDEAPEGFDPKTFFRLRPAWQRMLVVAAGPGFNFILAWLIFWVLFFAHGRLEVLPVIGQVQTDSPAEAAGILPEDRVLSIDGLEVRRWDDLAGTVRQSGEKPVTLVIERAGGRVSVTLTPRLRVTKNIFGEEERVPLLGIVSAGKTVSVPLTVDSSAKEALTRTWEVVVMTLQGMLKLVQRAVPLDNLGGPIMIAQMVSQQAAEGLANVLALAAVISINLGILNLLPIPVLDGGHILFFTLESVLRRPVSQRWQQITTRVGLAFLIGLMALALYNDLQRIFV from the coding sequence ATGGAAAGCGTTTTGTCCGTGGCCCTGGTGCTCGGGGGCCTGATTTTTTTTCACGAGCTCGGCCATTTCGCGGTGGCCCGTTTGTTCGGAATCGGCGTGGTGACCTTTTCCCTGGGCTTTGGACCCAAGCTTTTCGGGTTCACCCGGGGCGCCACCCGCTACGTCCTTTCGGCCATCCCCCTGGGCGGCTACGTGCAACTGGCGGCCCAGGACCCAAACGACGAGGCCCCCGAGGGCTTCGACCCCAAGACCTTCTTCCGTCTTCGCCCGGCCTGGCAGCGCATGCTGGTGGTGGCCGCCGGCCCGGGGTTCAACTTCATCCTGGCCTGGCTCATTTTCTGGGTTCTTTTTTTCGCCCATGGCCGTCTGGAGGTTTTGCCGGTCATCGGACAGGTGCAAACGGACAGCCCGGCCGAGGCCGCCGGGATCCTGCCCGAGGACCGGGTGCTGTCCATCGACGGCCTGGAGGTCCGGCGCTGGGACGACCTGGCCGGGACCGTGCGCCAAAGCGGCGAGAAGCCCGTCACCCTGGTGATTGAAAGGGCCGGCGGGCGCGTCTCGGTGACCCTCACCCCTCGGTTGCGGGTGACGAAGAACATCTTCGGCGAGGAGGAGCGCGTCCCCCTTCTGGGCATCGTCTCGGCCGGCAAGACCGTGTCCGTGCCCCTGACCGTGGATTCCTCGGCCAAGGAGGCCCTCACGCGCACCTGGGAAGTGGTGGTCATGACCCTTCAGGGCATGCTCAAGCTCGTGCAGCGGGCCGTGCCCCTGGACAACCTGGGCGGCCCGATCATGATCGCCCAGATGGTCAGCCAGCAGGCCGCCGAGGGCCTGGCCAACGTCCTGGCCCTGGCCGCGGTCATCAGCATCAACCTGGGCATCCTGAACCTGTTGCCCATCCCGGTCCTGGACGGCGGCCACATCCTGTTCTTCACCCTGGAGTCGGTCCTGCGCCGACCGGTGAGCCAGCGCTGGCAGCAGATCACCACCCGGGTGGGGCTGGCCTTTTTGATCGGGCTTATGGCCCTGGCCCTGTACAATGACCTGCAACGCATCTTCGTCTGA
- the tsaB gene encoding tRNA (adenosine(37)-N6)-threonylcarbamoyltransferase complex dimerization subunit type 1 TsaB, with product MTCNASSSDHPAAGPEAGAAVTPDSGPVLVVCAVEERLAVVLASQGQVMAAEGDQGQGLAMTFLAPAVARVLGRAGLSPQDLSGVACVRGPGSFTGIRVGLALCRGLCLGEGLPMSGLDYLPLVARGAALHDPGAGRVAVVVHARKGLVYFQTFEVKGRELPVAVESPRVLAAPRAASLAATLAADTGGGLFRVAGSGLRNNREVFAASLPLETLLPEAAAFPGPSALALAATGPSRERPVPAEPLYLRGSDAEKYLPTFAGERGLTLEEARAVLGAACSIPPS from the coding sequence ATGACCTGCAACGCATCTTCGTCTGATCACCCGGCCGCCGGCCCCGAGGCGGGCGCGGCCGTCACGCCGGATTCCGGTCCGGTCCTGGTCGTGTGCGCCGTGGAGGAGAGGCTGGCCGTTGTCCTGGCCTCGCAGGGCCAGGTCATGGCGGCCGAGGGGGATCAGGGCCAGGGGCTGGCCATGACCTTCCTGGCCCCGGCCGTGGCCCGGGTGCTTGGCCGGGCGGGCCTGTCGCCCCAGGATCTTTCGGGGGTGGCCTGCGTGCGCGGTCCGGGGAGCTTCACCGGCATCCGGGTGGGGCTGGCGCTGTGCCGGGGGCTGTGCCTGGGGGAGGGCCTGCCCATGTCCGGCCTGGACTATCTGCCCCTGGTGGCTCGCGGCGCGGCCCTGCACGATCCGGGGGCCGGACGGGTGGCCGTCGTCGTCCATGCCCGCAAGGGTCTGGTCTATTTTCAGACGTTTGAGGTGAAGGGCCGGGAGTTGCCTGTGGCCGTGGAGTCGCCCAGGGTCCTTGCGGCCCCGCGGGCCGCGAGCCTGGCCGCGACCCTGGCGGCGGACACGGGCGGGGGGCTTTTTCGCGTGGCCGGAAGCGGGCTTCGCAACAACCGCGAGGTCTTTGCCGCATCCCTGCCACTGGAAACTCTTTTGCCCGAGGCGGCGGCCTTTCCGGGTCCGTCGGCCCTGGCCCTGGCCGCCACGGGGCCATCCCGGGAGCGCCCGGTCCCGGCCGAGCCCCTGTACCTGCGGGGCAGCGACGCCGAAAAATACCTGCCGACCTTTGCCGGAGAGCGGGGTTTGACCCTGGAAGAGGCCCGGGCCGTGCTGGGCGCGGCCTGTTCGATCCCGCCGTCCTGA
- a CDS encoding flagellin: MSLIINHNLMAQNATRNLNTAYSALATSTSRLSSGLRVTTAADDAAGLAVRELMRADIASLNQGVRNANDAISLIQTADGALGVIDEKLIRMKELAEQAATGTYTSDQRLIIDSEYQAMASEITRIANATDFNGIYLLNGNLSSATHDGSGLTSTGKLKVHFGPANESAEDYYYIQVDKATASAFGLGLAAGNSISTQALAQEALDKINDAIISKDKIRANLGALQNRLENTISNLEIQAENLQAAESQISDVDVATEMTEFVRQQILTQAAVAMLSQANSLPQMALQLMG, translated from the coding sequence ATGTCCCTGATCATCAACCACAACTTGATGGCCCAAAACGCCACCCGCAACCTGAACACCGCCTATTCCGCCCTGGCCACGTCCACCAGCCGTCTGTCCTCGGGGCTGCGGGTCACCACCGCGGCCGACGACGCCGCCGGCCTGGCCGTGCGCGAGCTGATGCGGGCCGACATCGCCTCCCTCAACCAGGGTGTGCGCAACGCCAACGACGCCATCTCGCTCATCCAGACCGCGGACGGGGCCCTCGGCGTCATCGACGAAAAGCTCATCCGCATGAAGGAGCTGGCCGAACAGGCGGCCACCGGCACCTACACCTCGGACCAGCGGCTGATCATCGATTCGGAGTACCAGGCCATGGCCTCGGAAATCACCCGAATCGCCAACGCCACGGACTTCAACGGCATCTATCTCTTAAACGGCAATCTCTCGAGCGCGACCCACGACGGAAGCGGGCTCACCTCCACCGGCAAGCTCAAGGTCCACTTCGGCCCGGCCAACGAAAGCGCCGAGGACTATTACTACATCCAGGTCGACAAGGCCACGGCCTCGGCCTTCGGCCTCGGCCTGGCCGCCGGAAACAGCATCTCCACCCAGGCCCTGGCCCAGGAGGCCCTGGACAAGATCAACGACGCCATCATCTCCAAGGACAAGATCCGGGCCAACCTGGGCGCCCTGCAAAACCGCCTGGAGAACACCATCTCCAACCTGGAGATCCAGGCCGAGAACCTGCAGGCCGCCGAATCCCAGATCTCGGACGTGGACGTGGCCACGGAGATGACCGAGTTCGTGCGCCAGCAGATCCTGACCCAGGCCGCCGTGGCCATGCTCTCCCAGGCCAACTCCCTGCCGCAGATGGCCTTGCAGCTCATGGGCTAA
- the fliD gene encoding flagellar filament capping protein FliD — protein sequence MASSVSTSGAITFTGLGSGTDFDSIIEQLVEVETATRVTPLEEWKATWEEKITAFQELNTQMLALQTALEAIDTKGEFLIKTATSSDTTVLSATAGADAQADSHTVEVKRLAQNAIMVTDDGYSSATETINTSGAARVFAYTYAGETYSVTVPIGATLTDLKNIINTDGDNPGVKATLVNDGSSYYLQLRGMDTGDDATLAISASTTLAGFSSADFSTTQTNQDALLKVDGWPTGTTVPDNYISRDSNSIDDLIDGITLSLRTTGTVTLSTEVDTDAVKANIETFVEQVNLVRTMIKDITEVDTSLASSVSTTSDSTQTTGGSILTGNYGIQLISSRLKDVTASMGIGFDWDIDTYTSLSSIGISTDADEGSATLGLLVIDDEALDAALENDIDSVATLFSADYEGSTNSSDFSYQSHIDGITEAGTYEVSYTVSGGAITAATIDGHPVTISGNTIMGNADYPESGLLLEIKNLTNGTYTGNAYMKQGKTGEIVDVLGDLTNSTSGPLAILEENYNEIIDMIDDKIAYQEERITLMESRLREKYARLEALLGYYEDLSTSLESQIDELGE from the coding sequence ATGGCAAGCAGCGTATCGACCTCGGGCGCGATCACCTTCACGGGCCTGGGCAGCGGCACCGACTTCGACTCCATCATCGAACAGTTGGTCGAGGTGGAGACGGCGACCCGCGTCACCCCTCTCGAGGAATGGAAGGCCACCTGGGAAGAGAAGATCACCGCCTTCCAGGAGCTCAACACCCAGATGTTGGCCCTTCAGACCGCTTTGGAGGCCATCGACACCAAGGGCGAGTTCCTGATCAAGACGGCCACCAGTTCCGACACCACCGTGCTTTCGGCCACGGCCGGGGCCGATGCCCAGGCGGACAGCCATACCGTCGAGGTGAAAAGGCTGGCACAGAACGCGATCATGGTCACCGACGACGGCTATTCCTCAGCCACGGAAACCATCAACACCTCTGGCGCGGCCCGCGTTTTCGCCTACACCTACGCGGGAGAGACCTATTCCGTGACCGTGCCCATCGGGGCCACCCTGACCGATCTTAAGAACATCATCAACACCGACGGCGACAATCCCGGGGTCAAGGCCACCCTGGTCAACGACGGCTCCTCGTATTACCTGCAGCTTCGCGGCATGGACACGGGGGACGACGCGACCCTGGCCATTTCCGCTTCAACCACCCTGGCGGGTTTCTCGAGCGCGGACTTCAGCACGACCCAGACGAACCAGGATGCCCTGCTCAAGGTCGACGGTTGGCCCACAGGGACAACCGTGCCCGACAACTACATCAGCCGGGACAGCAACAGCATCGACGATCTCATCGACGGGATAACCCTCAGCCTGCGCACCACGGGAACCGTCACCCTGTCCACGGAGGTGGACACCGACGCGGTCAAGGCCAACATCGAGACCTTCGTGGAACAGGTCAACCTGGTGCGGACCATGATCAAGGACATCACCGAGGTGGATACGAGCCTTGCCTCGTCGGTCTCGACCACCTCGGACAGCACGCAGACCACGGGCGGCTCCATTCTCACCGGCAACTACGGCATCCAGCTCATCAGCAGCCGTCTCAAGGACGTCACGGCCTCCATGGGCATCGGTTTCGATTGGGACATTGACACCTACACCTCCCTGTCCTCCATCGGCATCAGCACCGACGCCGATGAGGGCTCCGCAACCCTGGGCCTCCTGGTCATCGACGACGAGGCCCTGGACGCGGCCCTGGAAAACGACATCGACAGCGTGGCCACCCTGTTTTCGGCCGACTACGAGGGATCGACCAATTCTTCGGACTTCAGCTACCAGTCCCATATCGACGGCATCACCGAGGCCGGGACCTACGAGGTGTCCTACACCGTTTCCGGAGGGGCCATCACCGCGGCCACCATCGACGGACACCCGGTCACCATAAGCGGCAACACCATCATGGGAAATGCCGATTATCCAGAGTCCGGTCTGCTTCTGGAGATCAAAAACCTCACGAATGGGACCTACACCGGCAACGCCTACATGAAGCAGGGCAAGACAGGCGAGATTGTCGACGTCCTGGGGGACTTGACCAACTCCACCTCCGGTCCTCTGGCGATTCTCGAAGAGAACTACAACGAAATCATCGACATGATCGATGACAAGATCGCCTATCAGGAAGAGCGCATAACGCTCATGGAAAGCCGCCTGCGCGAAAAATACGCCAGGCTCGAGGCCCTGCTCGGCTACTATGAGGACTTAAGCACCTCCCTGGAAAGCCAGATCGATGAGCTCGGCGAATAA
- the fliS gene encoding flagellar export chaperone FliS, whose translation MQTAAKAYLKTQVNTTSQGEILILLYEGALKYLAQAREKIAARDYAAKGILISRVLDILTELQSSLNAQKGGELAGNLQKLYFYCSTRLLQANMKMDTAILDEVVRILAGLRDAFHAANAEVSGSSAANAEGTGHPSRARDDMAQTGGHNASYGVPPPFMTPRPASPGQPGPATAFPGFAKRPRPAMPAAVSAMPATASTMPDAPDGPNAPAGKDAPAGTGPPIGNAAPRQAPRPVPATAQNPAPGSPPPPPAATPVQAQSPMRRAFAAYATAKDQSAAS comes from the coding sequence ATGCAGACCGCGGCCAAGGCCTATCTGAAGACCCAGGTGAACACCACGTCCCAGGGCGAGATCCTGATCCTTTTGTACGAGGGTGCGCTGAAATATCTGGCCCAGGCCAGGGAAAAAATTGCCGCCCGGGACTATGCCGCCAAGGGCATCCTCATCTCCCGGGTCCTGGACATCCTCACCGAACTGCAATCGAGCCTGAACGCCCAAAAAGGCGGGGAACTCGCTGGCAACCTGCAAAAGCTCTATTTCTACTGCAGCACGCGCCTGCTCCAGGCCAACATGAAGATGGACACGGCCATCCTCGACGAGGTGGTCAGGATCCTGGCCGGACTGCGCGACGCGTTTCACGCGGCCAACGCCGAGGTGTCCGGCTCCTCGGCGGCCAACGCCGAGGGGACCGGCCATCCGTCCCGGGCGCGCGACGACATGGCCCAAACCGGCGGCCACAACGCGTCCTACGGAGTCCCGCCGCCCTTTATGACGCCTCGTCCCGCCTCGCCCGGCCAGCCGGGACCGGCCACCGCCTTCCCCGGATTCGCCAAGCGCCCCCGGCCGGCCATGCCCGCCGCCGTGTCCGCCATGCCCGCCACCGCGTCCACCATGCCCGACGCGCCCGATGGGCCGAATGCGCCGGCCGGAAAGGATGCCCCGGCCGGGACCGGGCCGCCCATCGGGAACGCCGCGCCGCGCCAGGCCCCACGGCCCGTCCCGGCCACAGCCCAAAATCCCGCGCCGGGGTCGCCTCCTCCCCCCCCGGCCGCGACCCCGGTCCAGGCCCAAAGCCCGATGCGCCGGGCCTTTGCCGCCTACGCCACGGCCAAGGACCAAAGCGCCGCGTCCTGA
- a CDS encoding glycosyltransferase: MPHPFFIYTETVRAFALGPNSRAGGPDAPPVFPARNAERFRDRVLRALASGAARHVVLFGLGSGRAAWELSRALPPEASLTVVCLDPALARGAARTRGLSWIEPDGRAQLLCDASPWAVWLLARQAGIKPGNSMAVFSPEPLDPREKTRLVALKRLFAGATEVRLPPAGPESGPGGPRISFAAVLSPEEPDLEGFFAAVPPGMSEAVAVWDATDVPHAARAGAASPVPVRHLARPLGRDFAAQRNAMLGACGGDWVFFLDADERPEPGLTAMLSGLAAMPGIGAFAFPRLTLYPDEGHAKVGYGLWPDLQTRLFRRRNPDGTGPRFERPVHERLAGLAGKLAVVPSAPILHVSRLLKDRETLAAKLRGFDAAAAGGVSHRVNREYPFLPRAFFSGLSVREPSSVLVFPGGGANPAAPVDLREGTG; the protein is encoded by the coding sequence ATGCCCCATCCCTTTTTCATCTACACCGAAACCGTGCGCGCCTTCGCCCTCGGTCCGAACAGTCGCGCCGGAGGTCCCGATGCGCCGCCCGTTTTCCCCGCGAGGAACGCGGAGCGGTTCCGCGACCGGGTCCTGCGCGCCCTGGCCTCGGGAGCGGCCCGGCACGTGGTCCTTTTCGGGCTGGGCTCGGGACGGGCGGCCTGGGAATTGTCCCGCGCCCTTCCTCCCGAGGCGTCCCTCACGGTCGTGTGCCTGGACCCGGCCCTGGCCCGGGGCGCGGCCCGGACCCGGGGTCTCTCCTGGATCGAACCGGACGGCCGGGCCCAACTTTTGTGCGACGCCTCGCCCTGGGCCGTCTGGCTCCTGGCCCGGCAGGCCGGGATCAAGCCTGGAAACTCCATGGCCGTTTTTTCGCCCGAGCCCCTCGATCCCCGGGAAAAGACCCGGCTTGTGGCTCTCAAACGGCTTTTTGCCGGGGCCACGGAGGTCCGCCTGCCACCGGCAGGCCCTGAATCCGGACCGGGCGGGCCAAGGATCTCCTTCGCCGCCGTGCTCTCGCCCGAGGAACCCGATCTCGAGGGGTTTTTCGCCGCCGTCCCCCCGGGCATGTCCGAGGCCGTGGCGGTCTGGGACGCGACCGATGTGCCCCACGCGGCCAGGGCCGGGGCCGCCTCGCCCGTGCCCGTGCGCCATCTGGCCAGGCCCCTGGGCCGGGATTTCGCGGCCCAGCGAAACGCCATGCTTGGGGCCTGCGGCGGCGACTGGGTGTTTTTCCTGGATGCCGACGAACGTCCGGAACCGGGCCTGACGGCCATGCTGTCGGGACTTGCGGCCATGCCCGGGATCGGGGCCTTCGCCTTCCCGCGCCTGACCCTGTACCCCGACGAGGGACACGCCAAGGTGGGCTACGGGCTGTGGCCCGATCTCCAGACCAGGCTTTTTCGCCGTCGCAATCCGGACGGGACCGGGCCTCGGTTCGAGCGGCCGGTGCACGAACGCCTGGCCGGCCTGGCCGGGAAGCTGGCCGTTGTCCCGAGCGCGCCCATCCTGCACGTAAGCCGCCTGCTCAAGGACCGGGAGACCCTGGCCGCCAAGCTTCGGGGATTCGACGCCGCCGCGGCGGGCGGGGTATCCCACCGGGTGAACCGGGAGTATCCGTTCCTGCCCCGGGCCTTTTTTTCCGGGCTTTCGGTCCGGGAGCCCTCCTCGGTGCTGGTTTTTCCCGGGGGCGGGGCGAACCCGGCGGCCCCAGTTGATTTGCGCGAGGGGACGGGCTAA
- a CDS encoding YIP1 family protein: protein MDVRDAGSPRRSTRPEKEPGREQNGVRDIWARLQAMDDEDEPRPVPPRPAAPRQIVSDRDAAGSEAPRPPRQTASQTPPGTPREAARVADGPPVGERSSPPTPGSVDADGPDIPPRDVSGRETTSGTSARAVPPDETAAPEEPDAGLARPGSQGEVPWERLDVYGFFPGLLLTLKRILFQPVEFFESMPPGRGKGKAMVFNLVLSEFLLAIDFFWGLLGVRAKIADTGQTDALAAMAGLPGIGFLILLIMVPVFMVAGIYLDAGLTHLLLVLLRGNGKGFDETFRAMCYSAAPTVLSAVPVAGQILSPVLLIWYMTLQAIGLKKIHGAAYSQALAVVLIKWSLYLFLLLGVLNRLSSGV, encoded by the coding sequence GTGGACGTGCGGGACGCGGGATCCCCACGCCGCTCGACCCGGCCCGAGAAGGAGCCCGGCCGGGAACAAAACGGCGTGCGCGACATCTGGGCCAGGCTCCAGGCCATGGACGACGAGGACGAACCCCGGCCCGTCCCGCCACGGCCGGCCGCGCCCCGCCAGATCGTTTCCGACCGGGACGCCGCCGGAAGCGAGGCCCCCCGACCTCCACGCCAAACGGCCTCCCAAACGCCACCCGGAACACCCCGCGAAGCGGCCCGGGTCGCGGACGGCCCGCCGGTCGGGGAGCGATCCTCTCCCCCGACGCCGGGGAGCGTCGATGCCGATGGGCCGGATATCCCCCCCCGGGACGTCTCCGGCCGGGAGACGACGTCCGGGACCTCGGCCCGGGCGGTCCCCCCGGACGAGACGGCCGCCCCGGAGGAACCGGATGCGGGCCTGGCCCGCCCCGGCAGCCAGGGCGAAGTGCCCTGGGAGCGCCTGGACGTCTACGGCTTTTTCCCGGGCCTTCTGCTGACGCTCAAACGCATCCTGTTTCAGCCCGTGGAGTTTTTCGAGTCCATGCCCCCGGGCCGGGGCAAGGGCAAGGCCATGGTCTTCAACCTGGTTCTGAGCGAATTTTTGCTGGCGATCGATTTTTTCTGGGGGCTCCTCGGGGTCCGGGCCAAGATCGCGGACACGGGCCAGACCGACGCCCTGGCGGCCATGGCCGGTCTCCCGGGCATCGGGTTTCTGATCCTCTTGATCATGGTGCCGGTTTTCATGGTCGCCGGCATCTACCTGGATGCCGGGCTGACCCATCTTTTGCTCGTGCTGCTTCGCGGCAACGGCAAGGGGTTCGACGAGACCTTCCGGGCCATGTGCTACAGCGCCGCGCCCACCGTGCTCTCCGCCGTGCCCGTGGCCGGCCAGATTCTTTCCCCGGTGCTGCTCATCTGGTATATGACCCTGCAGGCCATCGGCCTCAAGAAGATCCACGGGGCGGCCTATTCCCAGGCCCTGGCCGTGGTGCTCATCAAGTGGTCCCTGTACCTGTTCCTTCTGCTCGGGGTCCTGAACCGCCTGTCAAGCGGCGTATGA